One genomic region from Gossypium hirsutum isolate 1008001.06 chromosome D13, Gossypium_hirsutum_v2.1, whole genome shotgun sequence encodes:
- the LOC107940294 gene encoding uncharacterized protein — translation MARMLPKTLLLCHSIFHHHSSFLRRFSSKAELYEIDLDSASSSASAVNKMEEIIHSIIVQKSTPDWLPFLPGSSFWVPLPRQGSKRVSDFMDQLTNQLTPDEYLSLTTGRGWPCVNFFVSDGHYTDVTSMDVELKFPEQEEGEVKVEILIGSGDKTS, via the exons atggCCCGAATGCTACCGAAAACCCTACTCCTCTGCCACTCCATTTTCCACCACCACTCCTCCTTCCTCCGCCGCTTTTCATCAAAAGCTGAACTTTACGAAATCGACCTGGACTCCGCTTCTTCATCGGCATCCGCCGTTAACAAAATGGAGGAAATCATCCACTCCATAATTGTCCAAAAATCCACCCCTGATTGGCTCCCTTTCCTCCCGGGCTCCTCCTTCTGGGTCCCTCTTCCTCGCCAAGGTTCCAAGAGAGTATCCGATTTCATGGATCAATTGACCAATCAGCTCACTCCCGACGAGTACCTCTCTCTCACCACCGGACGCGGCTGGCCCTGCGTCAACTTTTTTGTCTCAG ATGGACACTATACAGATGTTACAAGCATGGATGTGGAATTGAAATTTCCAGAGCAGGAGGAGGGGGAAGTTAAGGTGGAGATTTTGATTGGTTCAGGCGACAAAACTTCTTGA
- the LOC107940281 gene encoding LOW QUALITY PROTEIN: DNA ligase 4 (The sequence of the model RefSeq protein was modified relative to this genomic sequence to represent the inferred CDS: deleted 1 base in 1 codon; substituted 1 base at 1 genomic stop codon): MTEEIKLSVVVSLFTWIQRSRPSAKRSKFRKFLDTFCTPSDYFSAMRLILPSLDRERGTYGLKESVLAICLIDALGMSRDSADALRLINWRKGGANTGANAGNFALVAAEVLQRRQGTVSGGLTIKELNELLNRLASAESRAEKTAILATLINKTNAQEMKWVIMIILKDLKLGISEKSIFQEFHPDAEDLFNVTCDLKLVCEKLRDRTQRHKRQDIEVGKAVRPQLALRVRDPAAAWKKLHGKEVVVECKFDGDRIQIHKNGTDIHYYSRNFLDHSEYQHGMSNIITQNILVDRCILDGEMLVWDSTLNQFAEFGSNQEIAKAAKDGLDSDRQLCYVAFDILYVGDTSVIHQSLKERHELLQKVVKPLKGRLEILVPNGGLNAHRPPGEPCWSCIAHSVNDVERFFKETIENRDEGIVIKDLNSKWEPGDRNGKWLKLKPDYIRAGSDLDVLIIGGYYGSGRRGGEVAQFLVGLADRPDPNAYPRRFISFCRVGTGLTDDDLETVAKKLKPYFRKYEYPKKMQPSFYQVTNHSKERPDVWIESPEKSIILSITSDIRTIRSEVFAAPYSLRFPRIDRVRYDKPWHECLGVQSFVELVHSSNGTTQKGTEQENQPDSKTKHKAHARKADKKNVSIVPSHFIRTDTSSVKGETLIFSNLMFYFVNVPPTYSLDSFHKMVVEHGGRFSMNLNNSVTHCVAAESKGIKYQAAKLHGDIIHYSWALGCCSQKKLIPLQPKYFLFLSESSKMKLQQEVDQYFDPYYWDLDLVDVKRLLNNIQRSENSKTIDYYRAKYCPNDKWSLFHGCSVYFYSSAESLKADWQVLLNLALRRLKHEILMGGGKISENLSNATHLVVLSVPGLDVDFDSFIKSCSFEEKNLVWKKGLHVVRSQWLENCLEQGQKLREDQYSLKPNDFEEINFVESKLDQNLEKSKPDFNGVQNKGTCTSPESKTKQRGGKDHPEKSISSVTPSHTXHGNRKRRPASKNTKKGKTVVTRAQRVPRRRGKMSVKINEDGSEESGSDDKTNEEIKKGEGYNTECYRMAGRENFEFHQNQAAEENASINWPKKAHDTVMCETNNDQPGNKAEKFDHMELDEGNYGHEISNSEKLEVMVDPVRAMLLDMIPSLGIKHVKTTNSVVQNEKPHMDNDADIRVVEDEKLDADFIPQPQKKKKVSYKDVAGELLKD; the protein is encoded by the exons atgacgGAAGAAATAAAGTTAAGCGTTGTAGTGAGTTTATTCACATGGATCCAGAGGAGCCGACCGTCGGCGAAGCGGTCTAAGTTTCGTAAATTCCTCGATACGTTTTGTACACCTTCCGATTACTTCAGTGCTATGCGGCTTATCCTTCCTTCACTCGATCGAGAACGTGGAACTTACGGCCTCAAGGAGTCTGTTCTCGCAATTTGCCTCATCGATGCTCTCGGCATGTCGAGGGATTCTGCTGATGCTCTACGTCTTATCAATTGGCGCAAAGGTGGAGCTAATACTGGTGCTAATGCTGGAAACTTTGCTCTTGTTGCTGCTGAGGTTTTGCAGCGTAGGCAAGGTACGGTTTCCGGGGGACTTACTATCAAGGAGTTGAATGAGTTGCTTAATCGATTGGCTTCTGCTGAAAGCAG GGCTGAGAAGACTGCAATCCTTGCTACTTTGATTAATAAGACAAATGCACAGGAAATGAAGTGGGTTATCATGATTATTCTAAAAG ATCTCAAGTTGGGAATTAGTGAGAAGAGCATATTTCAGGAATTTCATCCAGATGCCGAAGACTTGTTTAATGTCACGTGTGACCTAAAATTGGTTTGTGAAAAGTTAAGGGATCGTACTCAGCGTCATAAGCGTCAG GACATTGAGGTTGGAAAGGCTGTACGCCCACAACTAGCTTTGAGAGTTCGTGATCCAGCTGCTGCATGGAAAAAG CTTCATGGTAAGGAGGTAGTTGTTGAGTGTAAATTTGATGGTGATCGCATCCAAATCCACAAAAATGGAACAGACATACACTACTACTCCAG GAATTTTCTTGATCATTCTGAATATCAGCACGGGATGTCAAATATTATTACACAAAATATTTTGGTTGATAG GTGTATACTTGATGGAGAAATGTTAGTTTGGGATTCCACTTTAAATCAGTTTGCTGAGTTCGGGTcaaatcaggaaatag CCAAGGCAGCAAAAGATGGCCTTGATAGTGACAGACAG TTATGTT ATGTTGCATTTGACATTCTTTATGTTGGGGATACAAGTGTTATTCACCAAAGTTTGAAGGAACGGCATGAGCTTCTTCAAAAAGTTGTGAAGCCTTTGAAGGGTCGTTTAGAGATTTTAGTGCCTAATGGTGGTCTCAATGCACATCGTCCTCCTG GGGAACCTTGTTGGTCATGTATTGCTCACAGTGTGAATGATGTTGAGAGATTTTTCAAGGAAACAATTGAAAATAG GGATGAAGGAATTGTAATTAAAGACCTTAATTCCAAGTGGGAACCAGGTGATAGAAACGGGAAGTGGTTGAAGTTGAAGCCTGATTACATTCGGGCTGGTTCTGACTTGGATGTTCTCATTATTG gaGGGTATTACGGCTCTGGGCGTCGAGGAGGAGAG GTAGCTCAATTCTTAGTAGGCCTAGCAGATCGTCCAGACCCCAATGCCTATCCCAGGAG ATTTATATCCTTCTGCAGGGTTGGTACTGGGTTGACTGATGATGACTTGGAAACTGTTGCAAAGAAATTGAAGCCTTATTTTAG GAAATATGAATATCCGAAGAAGATGCAACCAAGTTTTTATCAAGTTACTAATCACTCGAAAGAGAGACCTGATGTTTGGATTGAAAGCCCAGAGAA ATCAATCATTCTTTCTATCACCAGTGATATCAGGACTATAAGGTCTGAG gTATTTGCTGCGCCGTACAGCCTGAGATTTCCACGTATTGATAGAGTTAGATATGACAAGCCTTGGCATGAGTGCCTTGGCGTGCAAT CATTTGTAGAACTGGTGCATTCAAGTAATGGTACCACTCAAAAAGGGACAGAACAGGAAAACCAGCCTGATAGTAAAACAAAACACAAGGCACATGCTAGAAAGGCAGACAAAAAGAATGTCTCCATTGTTCCTTCTCATTTTATTCGGACTGACACGTCCAGCGTAAAGGGAGaaaccttaatattttcaaaTCTTATGTTTT ACTTTGTTAATGTGCCTCCGACATATTCTCTTGATTCATTTCACAAAATGGTTGTGGAGCATGGGGGAAGGTTCTCGATGAATTTGAACAATTCAGTTACTCATTGTGTTGCAGCTGAAAGCAAAg GGATCAAGTATCAGGCAGCAAAGCTGCATGGGGACATTATCCATTACTCTTGGGCCTTGGGTTGTTGCTCACAAAAAAAGCTCATTCCTTTGCAGCCAAA GTACTTCCTTTTTCTTTCTGAATCATCAAAGATGAAATTACAGCAAGAAGTTGATCAATACTTTGACCCTTACTATTGGGACCTTGACCTTGTGGATGTCAAACGG CTCTTAAACAATATCCAAAGATCTGAAAACTCCAAGACAATTGACTATTACAGAGCGAAGTACTGTCCAAATGATAAATGGTCCCTGTTTCATGGCTGCTCTGTTTACTTCTACTCTTCAGCTGAGTCTCT GAAAGCTGATTGGCAAGTCTTGCTGAATCTAGCACTGAGGAggttaaagcatgaaattttaatGGGTGGTGGCAAAATAAGTGAGAATCTCAGCAATGCTACCCATTTGGTAGTCCTCTCAGTACCGGGATTGGATGTGGACTTTGACTCTTTTATTAAGAG TTGTTCTTTTGAAGAGAAAAATCTTGTGTGGAAAAAGGGGCTTCATGTTGTCAGATCTCAGTGGTTGGAAAATTGCTTAGAGCAGGGACAGAAGTTGCGAGAAGACCAATATAGCTTGAAACCCaatgattttgaagaaataaactTCGTAGAAAG CAAATTGGACCAAAATCTGGAAAAATCCAAGCCAGATTTCAACGGTGTTCAGAACAAGGGTACATGTACTTCACCTGAAAGTAAAACAAAACAGAGAGGAGGCAAAGATCACCCCGAAAAATCAATTTCATCGGTTACACCTAGTCACACCTAG CACGGGAACAGGAAGAGAAGACCTGCTAGCAAGAAcacaaagaaaggaaaaacagtTGTAACCCGAGCTCAAAGAGTACCAAGACGTCGTGGAAAGATGTCTGTTAAGATTAACGAAGATGGGTCTGAGGAAAGTGGTTCTGATGACAAAACAAATGAGGAGATAAAGAAGGGTGAAGGGTATAATACTGAATGCTACAGAATGGCCGGTAGggaaaattttgagtttcatCAAAATCAAGCAGCAGAAGAAAATGCTAGCATAAACTGGCCTAAAAAAGCTCACGATACCGTGATGTGTGAAACAAATAATGACCAACCTGGCAACAAAGCCGAGAAGTTCGACCATATGGAACTAGATGAAGGGAATTACGGCCATGAGATTTCAAACTCAGAAAAGCTAGAAGTTATGGTCGATCCGGTTCGCGCCATGTTACTAGACATGATCCCAAGCCTTGGAATAAAGCATGTCAAAACCACAAATTCTGTTGTCCAAAACGAGAAACCTCACATGGATAACGATGCAGACATTCGTGTCGTAGAGGACGAGAAACTAGATGCCGATTTTATTCCACagcctcaaaagaaaaagaaagtgagtTACAAGGATGTTGCCGGTGAACTACTCAAGGATTAG
- the LOC107940296 gene encoding uncharacterized protein, whose protein sequence is MAMRKVYSEIKGMKLKEVPGYFKPMLSMGYLKKSVQRGLDNYHAKYIETDSIEPLYHVCFGGMIFSYLVALPNERRHLEHKQHAEQHGHH, encoded by the coding sequence ATGGCGATGAGGAAAGTTTACAGCGAGATAAAAGGTATGAAATTGAAGGAAGTTCCTGGTTACTTCAAGCCGATGCTATCTATGGGTTACTTGAAGAAATCTGTTCAGAGGGGTTTGGACAATTACCATGCTAAGTACATTGAGACTGATTCTATCGAACCTCTCTACCATGTCTGTTTCGGTGGGATGATCTTTTCTTACCTTGTTGCTCTTCCCAACGAGCGTCGCCACCTCGAGCACAAGCAGCATGCTGAGCAACACGGTCATCATTAA
- the LOC107940277 gene encoding uncharacterized protein, which yields MAMRKIYSEIKGMKLKEVPGYFKPMLSVGFVKKSIQRGLDNYHAKYIETDSIEPLYHICFGGMIFSYLVALPNERRHLEHKRHAEQHGHH from the coding sequence ATGGCGATGAGGAAAATTTACAGCGAgataaaggggatgaaattgaaagaagttCCCGGGTACTTCAAGCCGATGCTTTCTGTGGGGTTTGTGAAGAAATCTATTCAGAGGGGTTTAGACAATTACCATGCTAAGTACATTGAGACTGATTCCATCGAACCTCTTTACCATATCTGTTTCGGTGGGATGATCTTTTCTTATCTCGTCGCTCTTCCCAATGAGCGTCGTCACCTCGAGCACAAGCGGCATGCCGAGCAACATGGTCATCATTAA